The proteins below are encoded in one region of Trichocoleus desertorum ATA4-8-CV12:
- a CDS encoding glycosyltransferase family 39 protein yields MQAAQKWLTSRLNQWVVFLLVGGLLIRATIAAWLYPGFDEAYYYLYVLHPDWSYFDHPLLVALSTGFGPWLTGIVSQFTIRIGTLLLYTGALIFLYLTSATLFSARVATLTLAIATAIPIFQVGFGILTVPDTPLMFFWATTLYVAAVEFFRVPQSYRPSWRLALISVLVGLACLGKYHGFLLGFGLVGFCLTSDRHRSALFSPWMGLGLALFALTLSPMLLWNWQRDWVSFRFQSGRAVPRDQYDLLALLSTFLVGVAYLFPTFGFPLWWVTLRQAGKQIMQPWRSKSGIDLNLHSKQRFILWMSLPVILVFTLIGGYQQILPTWPMPGFWGATLLLGYQAALWQKQAPRAVQRWLVGSGTTIIVLMLIALLHVAFGIAQTTSNYAFLGGMWSPKEDSSTQLVDVQQLRRGFADNPTLQAALQETDFIFTNRYFLGGQIAMALEPLEPKPIGCLCEDLRGFAFWSKPNQWVGKDALYITSEQFKGKTGLAPYQGYFSSIDKIADVPIRRGGAIVQVFYVYRAKNLLQPYPRPYGN; encoded by the coding sequence ATGCAAGCAGCACAAAAGTGGCTAACTTCCCGATTGAATCAGTGGGTAGTTTTTTTGCTGGTTGGGGGATTGTTGATACGAGCTACCATTGCGGCTTGGCTATATCCCGGTTTTGACGAAGCCTACTACTATCTTTATGTGCTCCATCCAGATTGGAGCTATTTTGACCATCCGCTGCTGGTGGCTCTTAGCACTGGGTTCGGGCCTTGGCTCACAGGGATAGTTTCCCAGTTCACGATCCGAATTGGGACGTTGCTCCTGTATACCGGAGCCTTGATCTTTCTGTACTTGACCAGTGCCACCCTTTTCTCTGCACGAGTCGCAACTTTGACTCTAGCGATCGCCACTGCCATTCCCATCTTTCAGGTAGGCTTTGGCATTTTGACGGTGCCCGACACGCCGCTGATGTTTTTCTGGGCTACCACCCTCTATGTTGCCGCTGTGGAATTTTTTCGAGTTCCGCAAAGCTATCGACCCAGTTGGCGATTAGCGTTGATTAGTGTTTTGGTTGGTTTGGCCTGCTTAGGGAAATATCACGGCTTTCTGCTGGGGTTCGGGTTAGTTGGGTTTTGCTTAACCAGCGATCGCCATCGCTCGGCCCTCTTTTCTCCTTGGATGGGCCTTGGTTTAGCGTTGTTTGCGCTCACTCTCTCCCCCATGCTGCTGTGGAACTGGCAGCGAGATTGGGTCTCCTTCCGATTTCAATCTGGGCGGGCGGTTCCTAGAGATCAATACGATCTACTGGCTCTCCTTAGCACCTTTTTAGTCGGAGTTGCTTACCTATTCCCTACCTTTGGCTTTCCTTTGTGGTGGGTAACGCTGCGTCAGGCAGGCAAACAAATTATGCAGCCTTGGCGAAGCAAATCTGGAATTGATCTCAATTTGCATAGCAAACAGCGATTCATCCTCTGGATGTCTTTGCCCGTCATCTTAGTCTTTACCCTGATTGGCGGTTATCAACAGATTTTGCCAACTTGGCCCATGCCAGGATTTTGGGGGGCTACTTTACTGTTGGGTTATCAAGCCGCCTTGTGGCAAAAGCAAGCTCCGCGCGCCGTTCAGCGTTGGCTAGTTGGGTCTGGAACCACCATCATTGTTTTGATGTTGATTGCGCTGCTGCATGTGGCGTTTGGCATTGCTCAAACCACCAGCAATTATGCGTTCTTGGGCGGTATGTGGTCTCCTAAGGAAGACTCCTCTACACAACTAGTAGATGTGCAGCAGTTACGTCGGGGCTTTGCCGACAACCCCACATTGCAAGCAGCCCTGCAAGAGACTGATTTTATCTTTACCAATCGCTATTTCTTAGGTGGACAGATTGCAATGGCTTTGGAGCCTCTAGAACCTAAGCCGATTGGCTGCTTGTGTGAAGATCTGCGCGGCTTTGCGTTCTGGTCTAAGCCGAATCAATGGGTCGGGAAAGATGCCCTGTACATCACCTCTGAGCAATTTAAGGGTAAAACTGGTTTAGCTCCGTACCAAGGCTACTTCAGTAGTATCGATAAGATTGCAGATGTCCCAATTCGCCGGGGTGGCGCGATCGTGCAAGTCTTTTACGTTTACCGAGCCAAGAATCTGCTACAGCCTTATCCTCGACCCTACGGAAATTGA
- a CDS encoding glycosyltransferase family 39 protein: MKLSVGRRIVYLLKRDEKQRPALIWTLAIAWLLLIGWIAFFGHLGSIGLIDETEPLFVEAARQMTVTGDWITPFFNEVPRFDKPPLIYWLMAIAFKVFGVNEWAARLPSALAGFALSCFCFYTLRQFGWPHRFSKATTQKLLANSSEPSIAPNQAVDAGQDWQLWLTAGLGGTMVALHPYTFFFGRTGYSDMLLSLCMGGSLLAFFIGYAHTENRKVQIRWYLTFYVLIGLAVLTKGPVGAVLPGLILSAFLLYVGHFKAVLREVRLGWGALIVLGLSVPWFVLVTLANGQAYIDSFFGYHNVERFTSVVNQHGGPWYFHFLVVLVGFLPWSVFLPAAIARLQFWRRRAWQQQPRSTHLGLFAGVWFAVVLGFFTIAATKYFSYVLPSMPAAAILVALWWSEQIAKAELGQQQSRSLKLSTIAGIALFALLAAACLYSPQWLSDDPTMPNLGTRMEQAGLAEWGGIIWGTSAIAGLLLLLKRQAQWFWGVSLIGFAAFLLWFVTPMSFLVDAERQLPLREMAAAAVKAEKPQEPLLMIVRGFHKPSLVFYTERPVNFLMNPETAAPEIQQAIAQPTVPGSALVIASQKALTRSGLQPTQYQAIAQSGIYQLIRVPKTGQP; this comes from the coding sequence ATGAAATTGAGTGTGGGCCGCCGTATTGTATATTTGCTGAAGCGTGACGAGAAGCAGCGTCCAGCGTTGATTTGGACCCTGGCGATCGCGTGGTTGCTGTTGATTGGCTGGATCGCGTTTTTTGGGCACTTAGGCAGCATTGGCTTAATTGACGAAACTGAGCCGCTGTTTGTGGAAGCTGCGCGACAGATGACAGTGACGGGTGATTGGATTACGCCCTTTTTTAATGAAGTGCCTCGCTTTGATAAGCCTCCTCTAATTTATTGGCTGATGGCGATCGCCTTTAAAGTCTTTGGGGTGAATGAATGGGCCGCTCGGCTTCCTTCGGCTTTGGCAGGATTTGCCTTGAGCTGTTTTTGCTTTTATACGTTACGTCAGTTTGGTTGGCCTCACAGATTCTCAAAAGCTACGACTCAGAAGCTACTAGCTAACTCATCAGAGCCTTCAATAGCACCCAATCAAGCTGTTGACGCTGGACAAGACTGGCAGTTGTGGCTGACGGCTGGGCTGGGAGGCACAATGGTAGCGTTGCACCCCTACACGTTCTTTTTTGGACGAACTGGCTATTCGGATATGCTACTCAGCCTCTGTATGGGCGGCTCGTTGTTAGCTTTTTTTATAGGGTATGCCCATACTGAAAACCGCAAAGTTCAAATTCGCTGGTATTTAACTTTCTATGTTTTGATTGGGCTAGCGGTGCTGACGAAAGGGCCTGTCGGAGCGGTGCTGCCTGGGCTGATCCTTAGTGCTTTCCTGCTCTATGTTGGCCACTTCAAAGCAGTTTTGCGGGAAGTACGTCTTGGTTGGGGGGCTTTGATTGTTTTAGGGTTAAGCGTCCCTTGGTTCGTGCTGGTGACGTTGGCTAACGGGCAAGCCTATATTGATTCATTCTTTGGCTACCACAATGTAGAACGCTTTACGAGTGTGGTGAATCAGCATGGTGGCCCCTGGTATTTTCACTTTTTGGTTGTGTTAGTCGGCTTTTTACCTTGGTCAGTGTTTCTGCCTGCCGCGATCGCCCGTCTGCAATTTTGGCGACGTCGAGCTTGGCAACAGCAACCCCGCTCAACTCATTTAGGATTGTTTGCTGGTGTTTGGTTTGCAGTTGTCCTAGGATTTTTTACCATTGCTGCAACCAAGTACTTCAGCTATGTGCTGCCCTCCATGCCTGCTGCTGCGATTTTGGTGGCCCTGTGGTGGAGTGAGCAAATTGCCAAAGCAGAACTTGGGCAGCAACAATCACGCAGCTTAAAGCTCAGCACGATTGCGGGGATCGCTTTATTTGCTTTGTTGGCAGCAGCTTGTCTCTATAGCCCCCAGTGGTTGAGCGATGACCCAACCATGCCTAACTTAGGGACACGTATGGAGCAGGCAGGCTTGGCAGAGTGGGGTGGAATTATTTGGGGAACTAGCGCGATCGCTGGGCTTCTCCTGTTACTAAAGCGGCAAGCACAGTGGTTTTGGGGCGTTAGCTTGATTGGGTTTGCGGCATTTCTGCTCTGGTTCGTGACTCCCATGTCTTTTCTTGTGGACGCGGAGCGGCAGTTACCCCTGAGAGAAATGGCTGCCGCTGCCGTCAAGGCAGAAAAGCCCCAAGAGCCGCTACTGATGATTGTGCGCGGATTTCACAAGCCTAGTTTGGTGTTTTATACAGAGCGACCCGTTAATTTCTTGATGAATCCGGAAACAGCCGCACCCGAAATTCAGCAAGCGATCGCCCAACCCACTGTTCCAGGTTCGGCCTTAGTGATTGCCTCGCAGAAAGCTTTAACCAGATCGGGATTACAACCCACTCAATATCAAGCGATCGCTCAATCTGGGATTTATCAATTGATTCGAGTTCCTAAAACAGGTCAGCCATAA